A DNA window from Porites lutea chromosome 6, jaPorLute2.1, whole genome shotgun sequence contains the following coding sequences:
- the LOC140940512 gene encoding isatin hydrolase-like — MKVTMWTPVFCLFVPFWLPLLGKAAPKPEWIELSYQFNNETIYWPTSLAFKHIRLSENFTAAGFYYSAYDISAAEHGGTHIDSPRHFAANKWTTDQIPLDRLIGPAIKIDVSSKAAQNRDYQVMPSDLEAWEEKNGKIPDDIILLLFFDWGKRWPDKLTYLGTDTNDTSLLHFPGIHPNASRWLVKNRKIKLIGVDTASIDYGQSTLYESHRILYERNIPGLENVAHMDKLPTKGFTLYAAPMFITGGSGGPCRIFARLDKEDCTVNAAIRPKSVNTFLVTTVFMFVIYL; from the exons ATGAAAGTTACGATGTGGACACCTgttttttgcctctttgttCCGTTTTGGCTCCCTCTACTGGGAAAAGCAGCACCAAAACCCGAGTGGATTGAGCTCTCATACCAATTCAACAATGAGACCATTTACTGGCCTACTTCTTTGGCGTTCAAGCACATCAGACTAAGCGAAAATTTTACCGCTGCTGGTTTTTATTATTCCGCGTATGACATCAGTGCTGCTGAACATGGGGGAACCCATATTGATTCTCCGAGACACTTTGCCGCAAATAAGTGGACCACTGACCAGATACCTTTAGATCGGCTTATTGGACCTGCCATAAAGATAGATGTGTCCTCCAAAGCAGCCCAG AACCGTGATTACCAGGTGATGCCGAGTGACTTAGAAGCCTGGGAAGAGAAGAACGGAAAGATTCCTGATGACATCattttgcttctgttttttgaCTGGGGAAAGCGTTGGCCAGATAAACTAACTTACCTCGGTACTGACACGAATGACACGTCCCTGCTGCATTTTCCGG GGATACACCCTAATGCCTCCCGTTGGTTGGTAAAAAATCGCAAGATCAAGTTGATTGGTGTAGACACAGCATCTATCGACTACGGACAATCGACGCTTTACGAATCACATCGAATTCTTTACGAGAGGAATATTCCAGGCCTAGAAAATGTCGCCCACATGGACAAGTTACCCACAAAAGGCTTCACGTTGTACGCAGCTCCAATGTTTATCACTGGTGGTAGCGGAGGGCCTTGCAGAATCTTTGCTCGTCTGGATAAAGAAGACTGCACTGTGAATGCTGCTATCAGGCCTAAAAGTGTGAACACTTTTCTGGTTACAACTGTTTTCATGTTCGTGATTTATCTGTAA